A part of Anabas testudineus chromosome 7, fAnaTes1.2, whole genome shotgun sequence genomic DNA contains:
- the dclre1b gene encoding 5' exonuclease Apollo, whose product MSVNGKVIPHTPLAVDFWYVRKCPGTRLFFLSHMHSDHTVGLTSTWSNRPIYCSPVTATLLTLKLQVKKQWIHPLELGEPHLLPLDDIGKERLTVTLIDANHCPGAVMFLFEGYFGSILYTGDFRYTPSILREPCLRTNTTIDVLYLDNTNCDPNRTLPSRQRATQQIKEIIRSHPNHDVVIGLYALGKEALLLELAMEFRTWVEVSFERMETLKALQLLDVFTTDPGAGRIRVVNQSEICSSTMHQWNKEQPTLAIIPTSRPLVSYHPNIHVVPYSDHSSYQELEDFVSALKPTTLVPILGNCVPESLSALLPGKKRHEILVPESVRHYMLRQPESQISSSAYVNLQRRLFRPLAPKGVIFESPVRGSRESREEACDAECLAQDVSEEEMDTEGIERDSDCVLIDMSKKPSPNRNRRTAGDAVMAESMPQNHPAQIDFDPVEIDSENDSCSSSSFSSVLLEGYVQNIENSILKNLPFTDEDMQTWGLLPHSFVQQFPLLSFD is encoded by the exons ATGTCAGTCAATGGTAAAGTCATCCCACACACCCCGCTGGCCGTAGACTTCTGGTATGTGCGGAAATGTCCGGGTACCAGGCTGTTTTTTCTGTCCCACATGCACAGCGACCACACAGTGGGTTTGACGTCCACCTGGAGCAACCGGCCCATCTACTGCTCCCCAGTCACAGCCACGCTGCTTACACTCAAACTACAG gtgAAAAAACAATGGATCCATCCACTAGAGCTGGGTGAGCCACACCTGCTGCCACTGGATGACATAGGCAAGGAGAGGCTGACAGTCACCCTTATAGATGCCAACCATTGTCCGGGTGCTGTCATGTTTCTCTTTGAAGGCTACTTTGGCTCCATTCTGTATACTG GTGACTTCAGATATACTCCCTCAATTCTGCGTGAGCCATGCCTGAGGACAAACACCACTATAGATGTCCTCTACCTGGACAACACTAACTGTGACCCCAACCGTACCCTGCCCTCCAGACAACGAGCCACTCAGCAAATCAAAGAGATCATCCGCAGCCACCCCAACCATGATGTAGTCATag GTCTGTATGCACTGGGAAAAGAGGCCCTACTGTTGGAGCTTGCGATGGAGTTTAGAACCTGGGTTGAGGTGAGCTTTGAGAGGATGGAGACCCTCAAAGCTCTGCAGCTGCTTGATGTTTTCACCACTGACCCAGGAGCCGGTCGTATCCGAGTTGTGAACCAGTCAGAGATCTGCTCTTCCACTATGCACCAGTGGAACAAAGAACAACCCACACTGGCGATCATTCCAACCAGCAGGCCGCTGGTCTCCTACCATCCCAATATACATGTGGTCCCCTACTCTGACCATTCATCTTATCAGGAGCTCGAGGATTTTGTCTCTGCACTTAAACCCACGACCCTGGTACCCATTTTAGGAAACTGTGTACCCGAAAGTCTCTCTGCCTTACTACCTGGTAAAAAGCGCCATGAAATCCTGGTGCCTGAGTCAGTCCGACACTACATGTTGAGACAACCTGAGAGCCAGATCAGCTCATCAGCATATGTCAACCTTCAGCGCAGACTCTTCCGGCCTCTTGCTCCCAAAGGAGTGATATTTGAGTCCCCTGTAAGGGGATCCAGGGAGTCACGTGAAGAAGCTTGTGATGCTGAGTGCCTGGCACAGGACGTTTCTGAGGAAGAAATGGACACAGAAGGTATTGAAAGAGACTCTGACTGTGTCCTTATCGACATGAGCAAGAAACCCTCTcccaacagaaacagaagaacagctGGAGATGCAGTGATGGCAGAGTCAATGCCACAAAATCATCCTGCCCAGATCGACTTTGATCCAGTTGAGATCGACTCAGAAAATGATTCCTGTTCTTCTAGTAGCTTCTCTTCTGTGCTGCTGGAGGGGTATGTGCAGAACAttgaaaacagtattttaaagaATCTCCCCTTCACAGACGAGGATATGCAGACCTGGGGCCTCCTGCCGCACAGCTTTGTCCAACAGTTTCCCCTTCTGTCTTTTGACTGA
- the adora1b gene encoding adenosine receptor A1b, protein MSGALLSTQSLYIGMEVVIAVASVIGNVMVVWAVKINKSLRDTTFCFIVSLALADIAVGALVIPLAITISIGLQTHFYSCLLVACTVLVLTQSSILALLAIAIDRYLRVKIPTRYKRVVTPRRAGLAVVICWTVAFIVGLTPMLGWNNLGRLQQNGSISSDHIITCQFENVISMDYMVYFNFFGWVLPPLLLMLVIYVEIFYMIHKQLNNKKFSTSHTDPNKYYDKELNLAKSLALVLFLFAISWLPLHIINCITLFCPECKKPIVLLYIAILLTHGNSAVNPIVYAFRIKKFRTAFQKIWQQYFCCKDAPPLEIQPSDRKEMPNLEPQQATLPQAPQKENFKFDPAQQQPPSPEQ, encoded by the exons ATGTCTGGAGCACTTTTATCAACGCAGTCGCTCTACATAGGGATGGAGGTGGTCATTGCAGTCGCGTCTGTCATCGGGAACGTGATGGTGGTTTGGGCGGTGAAAATTAACAAGTCGCTGCGAGACACCACGTTTTGTTTCATTGTCTCCCTGGCTCTGGCGGACATTGCCGTGGGAGCCCTCGTCATCCCTTTGGCCATTACAATCAGCATCGGACTCCAAACTCACTTTTACAGCTGCCTGCTCGTGGCGTGCACGGTGCTGGTGCTGACGCAAAGTTCAATCCTGGCGCTCCTGGCCATCGCAATCGACCGCTATCTCAGGGTCAAGATCCCGACCAG ATACAAACGGGTGGTCACTCCTCGGCGAGCAGGGTTGGCGGTGGTGATATGCTGGACGGTGGCTTTCATTGTAGGGCTCACACCCATGTTAGGATGGAACAACCTGGGGCGCCTGCAGCAGAATGGCTCCATCAGCTCTGACCACATTATCACCTGCCAGTTCGAGAACGTCATCAGCATGGACTACATGGTCTATTTCAACTTTTTCGGCTGGGTGCTCCCGCCACTGCTTCTCATGCTGGTTATCTACGTAGAGATCTTCTACATGATTCATAAGCAACTGAACAATAAGAAGTTTAGCACCAGTCACACAGACCCCAACAAGTACTATGACAAGGAGTTGAATCTTGCTAAATCTTTGGCTCtggtcctttttctttttgccatcaGCTGGCTTCCCCTCCACATCATTAACTGCATCACACTCTTCTGCCCTGAGTGCAAGAAACCCATCGTCCTCCTCTACATTGCCATCCTCCTCACCCACGGTAACTCAGCTGTCAACCCAATTGTCTATGCTTTCCGCATTAAGAAGTTCCGCACAGCCTTCCAGAAAATCTGGCAGCAGTACTTCTGCTGCAAGGACGCACCACCTCTGGAGATTCAGCCCAGCGACAGAAAAGAGATGCCCAATCTAGAACCACAGCAGGCGACACTACCGCAGGCCCCTCAAAAGgaaaattttaaatttgatcCTGCACAACAGCAGCCGCCTTCACCTGAGCAGTAG